Part of the Jatrophihabitans sp. GAS493 genome, GGGTGGGCGTCCGTGCAGAATGGCGGTATGACGAAACTCGGCGACCTCCTCTCCTCACCGACCCGCCTCGGCGACGACCCGGCCGTGGACCTGCTCGCTGCCGGCACGCCGGCGGTCGAGGTGGCCGCGAAGTATCCCGCCTCATCGGCCGCCTGGGCCGTGCTGGCCGAGGCGGCGCTCGCTGCCCATGAGCCGGTGACCGCCTACGCCTACGCCCGCACCGGCTACCACCGCGGCCTGGACGCCCTGCGCCGCAGCGGATGGAAGGGCAACGGCCCCATCCCGTGGTCGCACGTGCCGAATCAGGGCTTCCTGCGGGCGCTGCACGCGCTGGCCGAGGCCGCCGCGGCGATCGGCGAGACCGACGAGGCGACCCGCTGTTCGACCTTCCTGCACGACAGCGACCCGGCCGCCGAAGCAGCCCTGAGCTAGCCGGCCCGACCCGCTGGTCAACTGGCGTCAGCAGCCAGCCCGGGTCCGGTCCCGAGCTGGAGCCCACCGCCGATCCAGATCCAGATCCAGACCCAGATCCACCCGAGATTCCGCAGATCCACCCCCCGCCTCCTAGGATTCATGCACGTAGGGTGTCGGGGCGGCATCTGCTCCAGTGCTAGTCGCAGGCTGGATACAGGTGGCACGCAAAAAGCAGTTTGTCGGATTGCTCGGCGCTGCCTGGCTTGTTGAAAGGTGATCCATGCCGGCGATAGTTCTGGTTGGTGCCCAGTGGGGCGATGAAGGCAAGGGCAAGGCGACCGACCTGCTCGGGAGCCGGGTCGAGGCGGTCGTCAAGTTCAACGGCGGCAACAACGCCGGCCACACCATCGTCATCGACACCGCCGGCCAGCGGGAGAAGTACGCCCTGCACCTGCTGCCCTCAGGCATCCTCAGCCCCGGCTGCACGCCCATCATCGGCAACGGCGTGGTCATCGACCTCGAGGTTCTCTTCAGTGAGATCGACGGGCTGGAAGCTCGTGGCGTCGACACCTCGAAGCTGGTCGTCAGCGGCGCCGCGCACGTCATCACGCCGTACAACCGAACCCTGGACAAGGTCACCGAGCGGTATCTCGGCAGCCGCAAGATCGGCACCACCGGCCGTGGCATCGGCCCCACCTACGCGGACAAGATGTCCCGGGTCGGCATCCGCATCCAGGATCTCTTCGACGAGAAGATCCTGCGGGCGAAGGTCTCCGGCGCCCTCGAATTCAAGAACCAGGTACTGGTCAAGGTCTACAACCGGCGCGCGGTCGAGGTCGACGCGGTCGTCGACGAACTCCTCGGCTACGCCGAGCGGCTGCGTCCGATGGTGGCCGACACCCCACTGTTGCTGGAGCAACTTCTCGACGCCGGGCGCACCGTCATCCTCGAAGCCGGCCAGGCGACGCTGCTCGACGTCGACCACGGCACCTACCCGTTCGTCACCTCATCCAACGCCACCGCGGGCGGCGCCTGCACCGGCAGCGGAATCCCCCCGACGCGCATCAGCTCGGTCATCGCCGTGATCAAGGCGTACACGACGCGAGTCGGGGAGGGTCCGTTCCCGACCGAACTCCTCGACGCCGACGGAGAGCGGCTGCGCGATGTCGGCGCCGAATTCGGGACCACGACGGGACGCCCCCGCCGCTGCGGCTGGTTCGACGCGGTCATCGGCCGCTACGCCACGCGGATCAACGGCGTCACCGATTTCGTGTTGACCAAGCTCGACGTTCTCACCGGCATCGAGCAGATCCCGGTCTGTGTCGCCTACGACATCGACGGTGTGCGCCACAATGAGCTGCCCAGCTCGCAGGGCGACTTCGCCCGCGCGACCCCGATCTACGAGGTCTTCCCAGGGTGGAGCGAGGACATCTCGAAGGCGCGCACGCTGGAGGATCTGCCGGAGAACGCGCGTCGCTACGTCGCCGCGCTGGAGCAGATGATCAAGGCGCCGATCTCGGCCATCGGAGTCGGTCCCGGCCGCGACGAGACGATCGCCGTCCGCGACCTGCTGCGTTGACGGGCGTGGTTGCGGGGTGATCGGGCCGGTCGCCGGCGCTGAGAACTGGCTAACGCCCAAAGTCATGTGTGACACATCCGACCCAACTCTCTGGATGGGGCGCCGTTGCTGCGAGTAGCGTGAGCCGTTCGCGAGACACGTCGGTCACGACTCCGCCTTCACGAGCGATCCTGACCGGCCGATCACGAGCCGAACACGACCGGAAGGCCTTCGGATGCCACGTATGGGATTGACGCCCGAGAAAGTGGTCATTGCCGCCGCGGAGATCGCTGACTCCGGCGGACTCGACGAAGCGTCGCTCTCCAACGTCGCCGCCGCGCTCGGTGTGCGGGTCCCCAGCCTCTACAAGCACGTCGACGGGCTGGACGATCTGCAGGTCCGGATCGCCCTCTACGGGGCCGAGACGCTGCTGGCCAGCCTCGGGCATGCGGTGGACGGGAAGTCCGGGCGTGACGCGCTGCTGGCCGCATTCACCGCGCACCGCCGCTTCGCCACCTCGCACCCCGGGCAGTTCCAGGCCTTGGTGCGCGCGCCGCTCTCGGCGCAGCAGCGCAGCGAGTTCGGCAGCGGCATCGAGGAGATTCTGCGCAAGATCATGGACGACTACGGTGTGCGCGGCGCGGAGGCGACCCACGCCATCCGTTCGGCCCGCAGCGCGCTGACCGGCTTCGCGTCATTGGAGTCGCTGCGGGCCTTCGACGCCGACGAGGACACCGAGGCCAGCTTCTACGCGATGATCGCCCTCTTCGACCGTGGGCTGGCCGGCCCCGGTGTCGCTGCCCCGCGACGCGGCGGATTCCGCCTCCCCGGCCTGCCCGCACTGCCGATCCCGGGGCGCTGACCGTGCGCGTTCTGGTTGTCGGATCGGGGGCCCGCGAACACGCGATTTGCCTGAGTTTTTCGGGTGATTCACGGGTCACGTCGCTGATCTGTGCACCCGGCAACGCGGGTACGGCGGCGATCGCCGAGCAGCGTCCGTTGGATATTCTGAACCCGGCCGCGGTGGCTGCGCTGGCCGTCGAGCTCGGTGCCGAGTTCGTCGTCATCGGCCCGGAGGCGCCACTCGTCGCCGGGGTGGCCGACGCGGTGCGGGCGGCCGGCATTCCCTGCTTCGGGCCGTCGCAGGCCGCCGCTCAGCTGGAGGGGAGCAAGGCCTTCGCCAAGGACGTCATGGCCGCGGCCGGCGTCCCGACCGCGCGGTCCCGGCTCTGCCTGGACGCTGCTCAGGCCGCTGCGGCGTTGGACGAGTTCGGCGCACCGTACGTGGTGAAGGACGACGGGCTCGCCGCCGGCAAGGGCGTCGTCGTCACCTCCGATCGGGACGAGGCGCTGGCCCACGCGGCCGAGTGTGGCCGGGTCGTCATCGAGGAGTATCTGGACGGCCCGGAGGTGTCGCTCTTCTGTGTCACTGACGGCCACACCGTCGTCCCGCTGCTGCCGGCTCAGGACTTCAAACGCATCGGCGACGGCGACACCGGACCGAACACCGGCGGGATGGGGGCCTACGCGCCGCTGCCGTGGCTGCCGCCGGAGACCGTCGACCAAGTGCTGCGCGAGGTGGCCCAGCCGACGGTTGAGGAACTCGCGGCGCGCGGAGTGCCGTTCGCCGGCCTGCTCTACATCGGCCTGGCGATGACCTCGGCCGGCCCACGGGTGATCGAGTTCAACGCCCGATTCGGAGACCCCGAGACCCAGGTCGTGCTGGCGCTGCTGGAGTCGTCGCTGCTGCAGCTGCTCTATGCCGCCGCTGTGGGCACGCTGGCCGAGGTGCCGTCGTTGGTCTGGCGGGACGAGTCGGCGGTGACGGTGGTGATCGCCGCCGCGAACTATCCGGGAACGCCCCGGCTGGGCGACGTCATCACCGGATCCGAGGCCGAGGGTGTCATCCACGCCGGCACCCGGCGCCGCGAGGATGGAGCGATCGTCTCCTCCGGTGGGCGCGTGCTGTCGGCGACGGCGACCGCATCCACGCTGGCCGGGGCCCGGGATCAGGCCTACACGGTGCTGTCGGGCATCGACCTGGCCGGCGGGCAGTTCCGCACCGACATCGCCCAGCGCGCCATCTACAAGGAGATCGAGATCCCGCAGTAGGCCGGCCGCCGTCCTGCCTCCTTGCCCGGAGGGACTGTGACGCGCGACACTGTAGGTGTGCCCACCGGGCCGGAGGAGAGCGAACGCCTTCTCGACGTCGTCGAGCTCTACGCCGACGATCTTGACGGAAGCGCCTATTCGGCGCGGGCCAGCGACCTGGTATCAGACCTACCTCGCCCGCGGCGGCCCCGAGGTTGGCTAGGCGTTGTAGCCGTGCTCGGCCTTCTGCTGGCCGCGTTCGTCTTCGGCCGGGCATCGGTGACGCGGGTGCCAGCGGTGACGGCGAAGCTGGCTGCCCCGACGAGTGCGGTCAGCGTGACGTCGGCGTCCGAGTCGAACCTCATCTGCGACCGTCCGGCCTACGAGCTGACCGTGGTCGCCGGAGTCGGCACCGAGGACGCGGTGGCCGCCGTCGCCACCTACTTTCCGGGATTCGTGCTGCAGTCGGCGCATCGCTTCGTCTACGCGGACACCCTCAAGCTCTGCCGGGTGGAGCTCACGGCCAGCGACCGCGCGGGAGTCGCACTGCGGCTGCAGGCGCATACCGGCCCGGGCAACCCCTACGACGTGATGGCCAACCGGATCCTCACCGGCCAGCACGTCATCGTGCTGTCGCACATGTCCGACAACGGGTTCGTCGTCTCGA contains:
- a CDS encoding TetR/AcrR family transcriptional regulator gives rise to the protein MGLTPEKVVIAAAEIADSGGLDEASLSNVAAALGVRVPSLYKHVDGLDDLQVRIALYGAETLLASLGHAVDGKSGRDALLAAFTAHRRFATSHPGQFQALVRAPLSAQQRSEFGSGIEEILRKIMDDYGVRGAEATHAIRSARSALTGFASLESLRAFDADEDTEASFYAMIALFDRGLAGPGVAAPRRGGFRLPGLPALPIPGR
- a CDS encoding adenylosuccinate synthase; its protein translation is MPAIVLVGAQWGDEGKGKATDLLGSRVEAVVKFNGGNNAGHTIVIDTAGQREKYALHLLPSGILSPGCTPIIGNGVVIDLEVLFSEIDGLEARGVDTSKLVVSGAAHVITPYNRTLDKVTERYLGSRKIGTTGRGIGPTYADKMSRVGIRIQDLFDEKILRAKVSGALEFKNQVLVKVYNRRAVEVDAVVDELLGYAERLRPMVADTPLLLEQLLDAGRTVILEAGQATLLDVDHGTYPFVTSSNATAGGACTGSGIPPTRISSVIAVIKAYTTRVGEGPFPTELLDADGERLRDVGAEFGTTTGRPRRCGWFDAVIGRYATRINGVTDFVLTKLDVLTGIEQIPVCVAYDIDGVRHNELPSSQGDFARATPIYEVFPGWSEDISKARTLEDLPENARRYVAALEQMIKAPISAIGVGPGRDETIAVRDLLR
- a CDS encoding DUF3151 domain-containing protein, with the translated sequence MTKLGDLLSSPTRLGDDPAVDLLAAGTPAVEVAAKYPASSAAWAVLAEAALAAHEPVTAYAYARTGYHRGLDALRRSGWKGNGPIPWSHVPNQGFLRALHALAEAAAAIGETDEATRCSTFLHDSDPAAEAALS
- the purD gene encoding phosphoribosylamine--glycine ligase, giving the protein MRVLVVGSGAREHAICLSFSGDSRVTSLICAPGNAGTAAIAEQRPLDILNPAAVAALAVELGAEFVVIGPEAPLVAGVADAVRAAGIPCFGPSQAAAQLEGSKAFAKDVMAAAGVPTARSRLCLDAAQAAAALDEFGAPYVVKDDGLAAGKGVVVTSDRDEALAHAAECGRVVIEEYLDGPEVSLFCVTDGHTVVPLLPAQDFKRIGDGDTGPNTGGMGAYAPLPWLPPETVDQVLREVAQPTVEELAARGVPFAGLLYIGLAMTSAGPRVIEFNARFGDPETQVVLALLESSLLQLLYAAAVGTLAEVPSLVWRDESAVTVVIAAANYPGTPRLGDVITGSEAEGVIHAGTRRREDGAIVSSGGRVLSATATASTLAGARDQAYTVLSGIDLAGGQFRTDIAQRAIYKEIEIPQ